The genomic interval TGCAATGAGGTAGCCGATGTAATAACCACTCGGGCCCACTTCATCTGTCGTGTAACGCCCGACGTTGGTCACGAACAGGTCGAGTAGGCCGTCTCGGTCGTAGTCGAAGAAGACGCTGCCCGAAGAATGGAAGCGCGATGCCAGTCCGGCCTGTTCGGTGGTGTTCTTGAACCGCCCCGCTCCGTCGTTGACGAGCAGCGCATTGCCGCCTCGAACCGAAGTGACGAAGAGGTCGGGATCTCCGTCGTTGTCGACGTCGCCGAAGGACGCGGCGACACTGATTCGGTTGGCGAGACCGACTCCGGCGACCTCAGTGATGTTCTCGAATCGGCCCTCACCGAGATTGCGCCATAGCTCGTTGGTGCCGATCTGCGACGTGAAGTAGAGGTCCATGAAGCCGTCGGCATCGACATCGGCGGCGGCGACCCCGTTGCCGTGGTCGTAGTGATTGGTTTTGTACTGCTTCGCCGAGTCCTCGGTGACCTGGTTGACGAAGCTGATGCCGGTCTCCTCGAGCCGGTTCTGCAAGCTGAAGTCGTGGAGCACCCGGTAGCCGGCCGCGTCGCTTAGCTGCGCGCGCCGGCGATCCGCCAGCCAAGACGGGGTCATGATGGTCTCGGGCACCGGCAGAGGCTTGATCTCGGAGAGAACCCAGGTCAGATCGCTGCGCAGTCTGCCGAAGCTGTCGGCTTCGGCGGCGTCGTACGAGCCACGGATGCGGCCGAGCCGGTCGATCAGGAACATCCTTCGGGCCGGTGCGCCGAGCCGATCGATCAGAATCGCCTCTTGCCCGGGACCCGAGAAATCCCAGTCGTCTCCGAGCGGCAGGTTGAAGCCGTCCACAAGCAGCTCTCGAACGTCGGTTGCGGAACCGGTCAGGAAATACCAGTGAAGCGGATCGGCGCCGAGTCTCTGGCCGAAACGGCGCAGAGTGTCGGGAGTGTCGTGCTCCGGATCGAGGCTGAAGCTCACCAGCCGGGTCTCCTGCCGAGCCGAGGTGGCACCCAGCTACTCTTAGAGCTGCCTCATGTGGCTCGTTGACGTCCCCCAAACGCCACGACACCGGGTATAGACGAAGTTGGAACCCCACGCCTTGCCCAGCAATTGCTGCGGATTCGACTTGAGGCGGGACGGCTCGATCAACTCGTACCAAGGTGCTACGCCGTAGACCGCGGGCTTCGCCGCGGTCGCGGGAGCGCTTTCATCCGCCGCCCGCAAGGTTTTCGGCTCGGTTGCGAGAAGCGCTGCGCAGAGAGCGCCCAGGAGGACAGCTGTGCAGATACGGGACCCGGGCCGTCGGACGGAATCTCGTCGCTTCATCGTCAACCTCCTCGACGGACGTTAGCACCACGGTGCCCTGAGTCCTCCCGCTGGCGGAGGATGTAGTGCCGATTGGCCGGCAGCGAATGCCGCACCGAGATGCGGCCGTCCGGCCAGTAGATCTGTACCTTCTCGGCTTCCGTCTCTCCGCCGAGCCCGGCCAGGATTCTCGGATCCCTTGCCGACGCATAGCTTCCTTCACTTCGGGCCCGACGCCATAGGGGTGGTTTCCGAGAAGGCGAGATTTTGGCACGGGCGCCGAGCATGTCCCGTGGTCGCGCGCCGCCGAGGAGCCGCAGGCCGATCCAGCTCGCGTCAGACCCGATCTGGTTGATCAGCAGCCGGACCGGACCGTTGTTGTTCGCGACGACAATGTCGATATCACCGTCGTTGTCGATGTCACCGAAAGCGGCGCCGCGGCTGACCTCTGAAAGGTCGAACGCGGCTCCGGCGTGATCGGTGACCTCCTCGAATCGACCCTGGCCGAGATTGCGAAACAACTGATTGGTCTGATGCAGCGGGTAGGGATCGCCGACCCGAACCTGATGCTCGAGATCGACCACCGCGCCGTTGGCGACGAAGATGTCGAGCCAGCCGTCATTGTCATAGTCCATCCAGGACGTGCCGAACCCGGTGAACTCCCAACTCGCCTCTCCCAGGCCGCTCGTGAAGGAGGCGTCCTCGAACAGACCCTCTCCGTTGTTGACGTACACCGTATTGGTTTCACGACTCAGATGCGTGACCAGAAGATCCTCGTCGCCGTCGCCGTCAAAGTCGGCGACGTCGAGGCCCATGCTGGCCTCGGCTTCGCCTCTTTCGTTGACCGCCGCGCCGGCGAGGACCGCTTCGTTCCGAAACGTGGTTTCTCCCCGTTTCTGTCCCTGATTGATCCAGAGGTGATTGGGCAAGCCATCGTTGGCGACATACAGGTCCGGCAGACTGTCCGTGTTGAAGTCTGCTGCGGCGACTCCCAGGGTCGCACCGATCTCCGTTTCCGGGTCGATCAGGCGGGAGACGTCCTCGAATCTAACCATGCCGCTTGCCGAGGCCCCGCGGTTGTGAAGGAGTCGGTCCGCCTGAGGGCGGTAGGCCAGCGGGCTGCAATAGACTTGGCTGCCGGTCTCCGAGCGGCAAGTTCTGGCGCTGGCCAGACTGAACTCGACGTAGTTGCCAACATAGAGATCCAGCCAGGAATCGCGGTCATAGTCAAAGAACACGGCGGGCACCGACCAGCGGGAATCGTCGGTCCGCGAGGTTTCGGTCAGGTCGCTGAAGGTGCCGTCGCCGTTGTTGCGAAGCAGCTGATTGCCGCCGTAATTGGTGACGTACAGGTCGGTCCAGCCGTCGTTGTCGTAGTCTGCGGCCGCGACCCCCATGCCGTAGCCGTAGGACTCGATCGAGCTTCTGGCGGTCACGTCGGTGAATCTGAGCACTGGCGTTTCATCGCTATCGAGCGCGAGGTCGTTGCGATAGAGGCGATCGGTCAGCGGCAGGGGATGCTCTGGCTGAAATGAGGCGTCCTTCAGGGTCTTGTCGGAACCGAGCAGATGGCCTTGAACCAGGTAGAGATCAAGGTCTCCGTCGTTGTCGTAATCGAACAACGCCGCGCCGCCGCCCATCATTTCGTTGAAGAAATGCTCTCCGGTCATGCCGTTGAAGTGAACGAAGTCGAGACCGGTCTCGGCGGCTTGCTCCACGAAGATTGCGGCTTCGCGGAACTCGCCCACGGCCGGCGACTCGCGTTCTGGACTCTCGCATCCGGCCACGAGCAGCAGCGAGGTGCAGACTCCACTCCAGGCGTGCTTCATCGTCGGGAGATTTGCAGTGCCGGATCGCTAGTGCCGGCCGACCATGGGTCGTCGGGAGGGCCATTCGATCAGAGGCAACTCGATGACTTCGAGCTCTGCGGAGCCTTCGACCGCTCGATAGGCGCGATTGGGCGCCACGTTGGTGAATCGCTGTACGGTGCCACTTCCGGGCCACGAGATTACGATCTCGGCTATCTCGGTCGCTTCTCCCAGCCCGATCTCCTGCTGATAGCTGGAGCCGCCGAACGTCCCGCCGCTGCCCGCGGTGGCGTAGATCGAGCGCTGGTTTTCGTTCTCGATCACTCGGATCTCGATGCGAGCGCCTGCTGCAAATCGATTGGCACGCTTCCCGACCAGGCGCAAGGTTATCCACCGGTTTTTCGAGCCGGGGTTCTCGAAAAGCGCGTTGCCGTACTGATCGCCAGGGTAGAAGCCCCCCAGTTGGTGAAAGAGATCCTGGTCGCCGTCGTTGTCGAGGTCGCCAAAGGCCACTCCATGTCCTTTCTGGAGATGGCCGAAACGGCCTACGCTGGTTACATCCAGGAATGCGCGACCGCCATCGTTGCGATACATCTTGTTGGGGAGCAAGGTCTCGAACTCCGGGTCGCCGGTGCCCAGATAGATGTCGAGCCAGCCGTCGTTGTCGAGATCGCCGTAGTTGGCTCCCATGGGCAAAGTCGGCAAGTCAAGGTGCATCTCTTTCGACACCTCGGTGAAGCGAGCGCCGTCGTTGCGGTAGAGGCGAGCGTGATCGCTTCCGGCGGGCAGG from bacterium carries:
- a CDS encoding CRTAC1 family protein codes for the protein MKHAWSGVCTSLLLVAGCESPERESPAVGEFREAAIFVEQAAETGLDFVHFNGMTGEHFFNEMMGGGAALFDYDNDGDLDLYLVQGHLLGSDKTLKDASFQPEHPLPLTDRLYRNDLALDSDETPVLRFTDVTARSSIESYGYGMGVAAADYDNDGWTDLYVTNYGGNQLLRNNGDGTFSDLTETSRTDDSRWSVPAVFFDYDRDSWLDLYVGNYVEFSLASARTCRSETGSQVYCSPLAYRPQADRLLHNRGASASGMVRFEDVSRLIDPETEIGATLGVAAADFNTDSLPDLYVANDGLPNHLWINQGQKRGETTFRNEAVLAGAAVNERGEAEASMGLDVADFDGDGDEDLLVTHLSRETNTVYVNNGEGLFEDASFTSGLGEASWEFTGFGTSWMDYDNDGWLDIFVANGAVVDLEHQVRVGDPYPLHQTNQLFRNLGQGRFEEVTDHAGAAFDLSEVSRGAAFGDIDNDGDIDIVVANNNGPVRLLINQIGSDASWIGLRLLGGARPRDMLGARAKISPSRKPPLWRRARSEGSYASARDPRILAGLGGETEAEKVQIYWPDGRISVRHSLPANRHYILRQREDSGHRGANVRRGG